The following proteins are encoded in a genomic region of Poecilia reticulata strain Guanapo unplaced genomic scaffold, Guppy_female_1.0+MT scaffold_190, whole genome shotgun sequence:
- the chodl gene encoding chondrolectin, giving the protein MREEETPQSLSSSSSSSSSSARLRAERSRAEQDAEPRAFILKNSPRAAEENMLLLLLGVVMATAGSGVSAARVVSGQTVCVGGAERPCYKMAYFHDVSSRVAFSQAKQACLMDGGALLSVESQSEQSDVEHLLQALRSGAVGGAKGGGGISDGDFWIGLTRGGGANHTLTPCPDLYQWTDGSVATFRNWYLDEPSCGGEACVVMYHQPSAPAGLGGAYLHQWNDDRCNMKHNFICKYQPAVTAGGGVVTQADGGGSFPPQVAAAGSSGMLLLYVVIPTIPLLLLMLVASGTCCCQALSRR; this is encoded by the exons ATGCGGGAGGAGGAGACACCGCAGAGcctcagctcctcttcctcctcctcctcttcctcagctcgGCTCAGAGCGGAGAGGAGCCGCGCGGAGCAGGACGCCGAGCCGcgggcttttattctgaaaaactCGCCCCGAGCAGCTGAGGAAAACATGCTGCTGCTACTTCTGGGCGTCGTCATGGCAACGGCAGGGTCAGGGGTCAGCGCGGCGCGAGTGGTGAGCG GTCAGACGGTGTGTGTGGGCGGGGCCGAGCGTCCCTGCTACAAGATGGCGTATTTCCACGACGTGTCGAGCCGCGTGGCCTTCAGCCAGGCGAAGCAGGCCTGCCTGATGGACGGGGGGGCGCTGCTGAGCGTggagagccaatcagagcagagcgATGTGGAGCACCTGCTGCAG GCGCTGCGTTCAGGAGCAGTGGGCGGAGCCAAAGGTGGAGGTGGGATTTCTGATGGGGATTTCTGGATCGGCCTCACTCGGGGGGGCGGAGCCAACCACACCTTGACCCCGTGCCCTGACCTGTACCAGTGGACCGACGGCAGCGTGGCCACCTTCAG GAACTGGTACCTGGACGAACCGTCGTGCGGCGGCGAGGCCTGCGTTGTCATGTACCACCAGCCCAGCGCGCCCGCAGGACTGGGCGGGGCTTATCTCCACCAATGGAATGACGACCGCTGCAACATGAAGCACAACTTCATCTGCAAGTATCAGCCAG CTGTGACTGCAGGTGGAGGCGTGGTGACCCAGGCGGACGGCGGTGGCAGCTTCCCCCCTCAGGTGGCTGCAGCAGGATCTTCAG GAATGCTGCTGCTGTATGTGGTGATCCCCACCAtcccgctgctgctgctcatgctGGTGGCTTCAGGGACCTGCTGCTGCCAGGCACTCAGCAGGAGGTAG